One genomic segment of Phormidium ambiguum IAM M-71 includes these proteins:
- a CDS encoding plasmid mobilization protein: protein MKLQPLPKTKHQKKLSNHIHVRLTDADYEQIQTLAQEVNLSMSEFVRRAVTRRAMPRPLAAFDLKAYQVLCQINSELRQAGNNINQIAKACNTSVMLGEPVAVNRALLQNTQQLLKENQTLIQNIANALAQSTQG from the coding sequence ATGAAACTTCAACCATTACCCAAAACTAAACATCAGAAAAAGCTGTCAAATCATATTCATGTCCGGTTAACTGACGCGGATTACGAACAAATCCAGACTTTAGCCCAGGAAGTTAATCTCAGCATGAGCGAATTTGTCCGTCGTGCGGTCACAAGACGAGCAATGCCTCGTCCTTTAGCAGCATTCGACCTGAAAGCGTACCAAGTTTTATGCCAAATTAATAGCGAACTACGTCAAGCTGGTAACAACATCAATCAGATTGCCAAAGCCTGCAATACTTCTGTCATGTTAGGAGAACCCGTCGCTGTCAATCGAGCATTATTACAAAACACTCAACAACTTCTCAAAGAAAATCAAACTTTAATTCAAAACATTGCCAATGCACTTGCTCAATCAACTCAAGGATAA